One Brassica napus cultivar Da-Ae chromosome A1, Da-Ae, whole genome shotgun sequence genomic region harbors:
- the LOC106363339 gene encoding uncharacterized protein LOC106363339, whose translation MHIYASCGLWKFDPLKGWRFAVDKNKRGRVLYMELTSSFEDLRRMVLEDFGIDQNLVELELSYLPMELIGSIDCPPVIIESDRQVKKFLTYVRGKTSTRLCVSTSPISGNNSNIGVDNEKSSSPIREQGEPSSFPPRDDSVRSSESSKDVEDNSNSNANKEDDVLAIKAKEDDNGKSVRFSLVDVVKRGETFQNKTMLKATMEMSAMTHNFDYKVVKSDRNLWYIRCKYNPCKWSVRAEGLSGSTYFIIKKYVADHTCAASSMNNGGRTASAKTIGSLIMHRYDGVKEGPKTNDVIQIMRMEHGCEISKSLAWDAREFAISMVRGIPEKSFGKIPKYLHMLREANPRTHTFYETDVDGRFRFLFVSFGQSVRGFQTAMRQVLVVDGTFLKSKYKGVLLAATALDGNSNLYPVAFAVVDSENDRSWDWFMRQLKVVIADEHSLAFVSDRNASLCKAIENVYPLSHHGICIHHLLNNVVTHYRGKRLAGLIAKASKAYRVIDFQKRFQAVCNISPAIGKYLTDADVTKWARCQFPGFRYDIRTTNPAESINSALRTLREYPVIPLLDSIREMLTRWFFERRTRSRKHSY comes from the coding sequence ATGCATATCTATGCTTCTTGTGGGTTGTGGAAATTTGATCCCCTTAAAGGATGGAGATTTGCGGTTGATAAGAACAAACGAGGTAGAGTATTGTACATGGAATTGACAAGTTCCTTTGAAGACCTAAGGCGTATGGTTTTAGAAGATTTTGGAATTGACCAAAACCTTGTCGAGCTTGAGTTAAGCTACTTACCTATGGAGTTAATCGGTTCAATAGACTGTCCCCCAGTTATCATTGAGAGTGATCGGCAAGTCAAAAAATTTCTTACTTATGTACGTGGAAAAACTTCTACAAGGTTGTGTGTGTCTACTTCACCTATCAGTGGAAACAACAGCAACATTGGGGTTGATAATGAGAAATCTAGCTCGCCTATCAGAGAACAAGGTGAACCTTCCTCGTTTCCACCTCGAGATGACAGTGTTCGTTCATCTGAATCAAGCAAGGATGTTGAAGATAATTCCAATTCAAACGCCAAtaaagaagatgatgttctcGCCATTAAAGCAAAAGAAGACGATAATGGAAAAAGTGTTCGGTTTTCTTTGGTGGATGTTGTGAAGAGGGGTGAaacgtttcaaaacaaaaccatgTTGAAAGCAACTATGGAAATGTCGGCAATGACGCATAATTTCGATTACAAAGTTGTGAAATCTGACAGAAACCTTTGGTACATCCGATGCAAATACAACCCTTGCAAATGGAGTGTTCGAGCTGAGGGGTTATCAGGTTCCACATATTTCATCATCAAAAAATATGTGGCGGATCATACATGCGCTGCGTCGAGTATGAATAATGGTGGTCGGACAGCTTCTGCAAAGACAATTGGCAGTCTAATAATGCATAGGTATGATGGTGTGAAAGAAGGTCCCAAAACAAATGATGTCATACAGATTATGAGGATGGAACATGGATGTGAGATATCTAAGTCCTTAGCATGGGATGCTCGGGAGTTTGCAATTAGCATGGTTAGAGGTATTCCAGAGAAGAGTTTTGGAAAAATTCCAAAGTACTTGCACATGCTGAGAGAAGCTAATCCAAGAACGCATACGTTTTATGAAACCGATGTTGATGGTAGATTCAGATTTCTCTTCGTTTCGTTTGGCCAATCAGTACGAGGTTTTCAGACAGCCATGCGACAAGTTCTTGTGGTAGATGGGACATTTTTGAAGAGCAAATACAAAGGGGTCTTACTTGCTGCGACCGCTTTAGATGGAAACTCTAACTTGTATCCTGTTGCGTTTGCGGTTGTGGACTCAGAAAATGATCGTTCATGGGATTGGTTTATGAGACAACTAAAGGTTGTTATTGCGGACGAGCATTCTCTAGCTTTTGTGTCAGACAGAAATGCCTCACTTTGTAAGGCAATAGAGAATGTGTATCCTCTTTCTCATCATGGAATTTGCATCCACcatttgttgaataatgtgGTCACACATTACAGAGGAAAGAGACTGGCTGGATTGATTGCAAAAGCTTCTAAAGCTTATAGAGTCATTGATTTTCAGAAGCGATTCCAAGCTGTCTGCAATATTAGTCCAGCTATTGGAAAATATTTAACAGATGCAGATGTTACAAAGTGGGCTCGCTGTCAGTTTCCAGGATTCAGGTATGACATCAGAACGACTAACCCAGCTGAATCAATAAACTCTGCTTTGCGCACACTAAGAGAGTATCCAGTCATTCCTTTGTTGGATAGCATCAGAGAAATGCTGACCCGTTGGTTCTTCGAACGGCGCACACGAAGCAGGAAGCACAGCTACTGA